The following proteins are encoded in a genomic region of Rhinoraja longicauda isolate Sanriku21f chromosome 14, sRhiLon1.1, whole genome shotgun sequence:
- the LOC144599770 gene encoding protein diaphanous homolog 1-like, which yields MEGQRNEASGSSRSKEKSGKAKKSLEEGEKKTKFTFKKLIPDELERFTSIRKKEKEKPTVHMKHPPTPIYESHSSPLTDLTDKAVLELFEQMLLDMNLNEEKQKPLRNKDLSIKREMVSQYLHTSHAGQNKKESSRSAVMYIQDLKSGIREQQLLSCLESLRVSLSNNPVSWVQNFGAEGLAGLLEILKGLQDEQMVLSSSVNYKIQHEIIRCLKAFMNNKHGIKMMLESADGVLLLVKVVDPGSPAIMIDAVRLLSAICILQDPDNMHEKVLEALTEKAEQEDCERFKALLNGLTAVQSIPLKVACMQFINALIIPAEELDFRIHLRSEFMRLGLNQILPKLRKIENEELNVQLNVFDEHAEEDTDDLKNRLDDIRIEMEYPFPGCLVMPVI from the exons ACATTTAAGAAGCTGATCCCCGATGAG CTGGAGCGATTCACGAGTATacgaaagaaggaaaaagaaaaacccACTGTTCATATGAAACACCCACCGACGCCAATTTATGAATCCCATTCCTCTCCACTGACAGACCTCACTGATAAAGCGGTGCTGGAACTGTTTGAGCAGATGTTG CTTGACATGAATTTGAATGAAGAGAAACAAAAGCCATTGAGAAACAAAGATTTATCGATAAAGAGAGAAATGGTTTCGCAGTACCTTCACACTTCCCATGCT GGGCAAAATAAGAAGGAAAGTTCGAGGTCAGCAGTGATGTACATTCAAGACTTGAAGTCAGGAATACGAGAACAGCAGTTGCTCAGTTGTTTGGAGTCCTTGCGAGTTTCTCTCAGCAATAACCCAGTCAG ttggGTGCAGAACTTTGGCGCAGAAGGACTAGCAGGACTGTTGGAAATCCTAAAAGGATTGCAAGATGAACAAATGGTTCTTTCAAG CAGTGTGAACTACAAGATTCAACACGAAATTATTAGGTGCCTAAAAGCTTTCATGAACAACAAG CATGGGATAAAAATGATGTTGGAATCGGCAGATGGAGTTCTGTTGTTGGTGAAAGTCGTTGATCCTGGTTCGCCAGCCATCATGATTGATGCTGTCAGGCTCCTGTCTGCCATCTGTATCCTGCAGGATCCTGACAACAT GCACGAGAAAGTATTGGAAGCTTTAACAGAGAAAGCAGAGCAGGAGGATTGTGAACGGTTCAAAGCACTATTGAATGGATTGACGGCTGTACAAAGTATACCACTGAAG GTGGCGTGCATGCAGTTCATTAATGCCCTCATAATTCCTGCTGAAGAACTTGACTTCAGAATTCACTTGCGGAGCGAGTTCATGCGTTTAGGTCTCAATCAAATCTTGCCG AAACTGAGAAAAATTGAGAACGAGGAACTTAATGTCCAGCTGAATGTTTTTGATGAACACGCGGAGGAAGATACAGATGATTTGAAGAACCGACTGGATGATATTCGGATAGAGATGGAATATCCTTTTCCAGGGTGCTTGGTGATGCCAGTTATTTGA